A window of Glycine soja cultivar W05 chromosome 13, ASM419377v2, whole genome shotgun sequence genomic DNA:
TATTAAGGCATCAATGCTGTCTTTAGGTTCTGAGCTTCTGGCCCCTTAGCCAACTTTAATGAAATTGTGACGTGCAGCTAACATCACCTGTGGCTTTCTCCATGTGCAAAGAGCATTAGTCTTTGGTCCAAATTTCAAGCAGAACGTATGATAATTACAAGCCATGATCACAAACAATACGATTTTTCCTTCAACTAGTTTACAGGTTTGCTATTTGATAATTATAAGCCATGAATTCCACATAGAGCAGTTTGCATTTACGTGCACCAAGCATGAGTCTTGTAGAAATTGTGTTGTGAAATATGTTGccaaaaaagaaatttgtcccagcTGAAAACAATTGGGCTTGGTATTTACAATCAATGTAGAAATGTAGTGAACAGTGGATGATATTTGGAATCATGGGGTATAATGTTGGggtgagaaagaaaaagaccaaAATGTAATCAGCATCCACTGCCTGTGTCAACAGATTGATTGAGGGAACAAAACCATGATGACTTCCTTCTTTCTGTTTGAGAAGATGATCGTCTGAAACTGGAACCAGAACACCTTGCCAAGTGGTTCCTCACGTTTCTGCCCACAGTGCAAGGCACTAAGGAGGGGCTAACATCTGCTCCCAAGCAAAGGCTGGGGTTCATTCTGAATGAGGGGAACCCTTGGCAGCTAATGGAGCGAAATGATCTTGAAGGGGAAGAATTTTTGGATCCACGGGAAGTTGGTTTGCAAAATGGGGTGGTCATGTCACTGGAATCCCCTAATACCTCACTTGAACATGTGCAAAATGTTAGGGACAAGTTTGATGTCCTTTGCATTTCCTTGTGTAGTGGTCTTGCGTCTGGAAGCTTCACAAATGAGACTATGCCGTGCCTGCAGAGAGGGCATGCAATTGAACCTGGGGGTCCTGTTGTGGTTGTTGAAGTAGAGTTTGTAGAACAAAGATACAAGGCACATTGTGTGCAGAACTCGTGATCACAACCTGCATGCATCACAGCATTAGATGTATGGATTTATTATGCATGAAACCACAAAACATTAACTCGAGGCTAGCAATTACTGATCTAACATCACAAGCATCCTTTGGGACTAGGGTCATGGCTTCTATCTGTTTCTAATTTCTAGTGGCACATTGGAATACACCATGCAAACTGTAGAATTGATTTCATGAGTACACACAATTGCAACCCGTATAAAGTGAACCATTATATATCATTTCTAGGAGCTACCACTTATAAAATCCAAAAACCAAAACGAAGATTGATGTTTATACTTTATACATGTAAAGGTGTTGGTGAAAATTAAATGACTAGAAATTAAAACTAGAACATTTTGAGAATACGGCCTTTCATGTCTGGTAATTACGTTATGTttcctacaaaataaaatttttccaCCGCAAAAATTTAACCATAACTCTAAccttttgctaaaaaaaaaggCTCCATCATTCTCTACACCAATTGTATTACCATATATCCAGCATTTATACTAGCCAAAATACATACGTTTGTTTGTCAATTTAAGAGTATACCTTCTACAGCGACCGTACATTTCCTTTCCAAACAAACAGCGCATGGATCTAAGCATGGTGCTAAATCATTTGTCCTCCATCCACATTCTCTGTCAAGGTTGATCACAACAGAAACAAAAAGCGGGGAGGAGCAATATTAGAAATCATTAGAATACAACAATTTGAGATTATAGTTAACTGGCTAAATCAAATCAAGTGCTGATACAAGTTTATGCTAATTTTGCTCTGTAATCTCAAGATGTAGTATTTGCTGTGGAAAAATGTGTGCACAAATATTGGTAGTGTATCTACATTCATGGAATGAATAACtcgataaaaacagaaaatgagcTAATTCATTGTAAGGACAAGATAAGGGTAGATTGTTTGATAGAGCACTCGAGACAAAATTTGACTGAAGAATAATATATCCCTGGCTATTTGGTGTATACTACAAAAGAAGATCAAAGCATGTTTCCCAGTGATGTCAAAGATGATggatataaaatgaaattaatgtaCCTGAAAAACACTAAACGTGCGTACTTAGAAACATAATGACATAACAAACcatcaatgaaataaaaattctttcCATCAAGACTGTTGAAAAATCATGCTAGACACTGCATTCAAAGCATGATAAGATAAATCCACCTTGCTAGTTGATTTGAAGTCAGCGGCAGACTGGACAAATTAATGGAAAGAATTGAGCTTACGAAAATAAATTGACGCTAATTCCTaggaaaacattaatttttaagtgGTTCTCCCAATGTGGAGCAACGGAGATAGCACCAAATATATTACACAAACCCTGATAGGAAGAAATTGGTTGAAGTGATTAGAGGATAGGACTGACACACGTACCTAGCAATTCGCACAATGCTCATAAGTGGAAGAGATATATATGGAGAAGGAAGAACTTGTAAGGGGTCTGCTGGAGGTGTTTTTAAGATGTCCTCAAGCCAGTCTCTATGCCAAGAACGAGCAACCATCAAGGGGGTCcatcttcaaaacaaaaatcataggGGTAAACGCAAATCCCATCAAAGACATACAAAGTTTTAGACAACATCAATCTCAAGTTGCTTTATTCAAATGCAACATAGCATTACGGGTACTATACTTTTGACTGTTCAATTGATTTTTATTGCAATTAGACAGCAGAGACCAAAGGATTCTTGAAAAGATTACAGCCAGAGAACACTATGATCCTCGTATCAAGTTGTAATGACAAAAGAACAGGCCCTTGCAAATGCAAGTCAAATAGATAATACTAGATAGAATTCCTAATATAGTGATGAAGATGGCATTTAAACTTCAAGGTGATAAGCTATTCAATACTCCAATTATTATtgccaaagacaaaaaaaaacggATATATGTGGCGAATTTTTACAGCACAACTCCATAAAAAAGCCACAATAAAACTCAGAAACATGGATAGTCTGACCGAGATCTTCAAGAATAAATTTGAGCTTCTGGTCAAAAGCCAAGGAAGCTATTGATTGAATTTGCTTTAAGTTTTTTATAGACTAGAAGGCAGGGTAGCAGGATATCTATACCATGCCAGGCAGTAAGATAAAGTCATCACATCTCAAAAGTAAAAGACACATGTAGATACCTACCCATTTGCATTCTCAGCAGTCAGATTGGCACCCTTGGCAATCAACAGCTGAACCAAACAAtaacacacaaaataaaaaaaaataaaaaataaaaagaaaggaacTTCAATATGCTGACTAGCAAGAAGAGTAATATACTTTCAGTAGCAAAAGTATAGTTTTCTTCTAAAGGAAAATAGATACACACTTGACAACATTGTTGATTTCCACCACATGCAGCATAATGGAGTGGAGTGCTTCCAGAACCTGCAGATAAGTATGGACAACAGTTATTAGAAGTGAAACTAATTAAATTAGCCCAAAATTACCGGATGCAATATGTTCTAATTtctaaatatcttttaatctatgttattgtttataaGTGTACTCTGCACAAGGGAGGTCAACTTTAAACATGAGGACTTTATGGGCgaatagaaattgaaatttctcCAATATAGTAGAAGGAAGAACATCTAACCCAAATCTCTATCTGATAGAATTTGATAAATGTATATTTGATACTGACTCACAACCATACTGATGAGGTTTAAAAAGAGATGGAAGAACAATAAGGCTAAGCTTAAAAGATAAAGAGGAAAATAATGTGGAATGATATGGAAAGCTTTTGATTTACAATCTATGGTCCTTGCATAGCAAGTGGGTAAAATATCATTTCAGCTCACTTTCAAGCTATAGGAGAGGTCATGAGTTCTGGAATTAGAATGTAAATGTGTTGTAGTTTAGTTTCAAATCCTCCAAATTTTTGTGGTAACTTTTAATATAAAGTTTTCACTTGCTCATTTTCAGTTCAACCAAGCAAATAGTAAATTTATTCAAGAAACAAGAAATGGAAATGTTGAAATTTTAGTGAGAAATGACCTGGCTATGTAGGTTTCATAACAAACCAAAAaattggaagaagaaaaatagagaatAGGGAGGAACAGGAACGGGTATGGAAACAATCAGCAGATAATAGAAATGTCAATCTACTTATGCATAAATGCTGACTTTCCAAAGCAAATATTTGACATCATTTTATCACATGAACTAGAAAATGCCAAACAATTACCAATTAAGTCAATGGTAGTTCCATCCTCCACAGTAACCTCGGACACAGAAGCTCCCAAGTCCAAGAGTAACTGTACACTTTCAACATGCCCATTTAATGCTGCCATATGCAGAGCAGTGATGCCTCCATCAGCAGTTCTGTTAATCACCTCGCAGAGACCACTTTGTATGCAACCATTTAAAGACAAAATTAACTCATTGCCATAGTGGAAGAATGCAATGGGACCTTTGAGTGAGAGACAGAGTACCTTTGATCAAATTCTGAGATTGATTTATGATCACCTGTCTGTAATGCATTCCAAAAGTTAGGGACGCTAGGTATATAGTCAGCGAGGATGAGCCGAATGCACCGGGTATGGCCATTCAAAGCAGCCAAGTGAAGGGCAGTACCTCCATTTAGGTAATCAGCTTTATGGATCTGCAATCCAATGCAATAGACAATGTTTTACAACTCAAGAATTTATctgatttttatcaaaatatacaacaaaattgGTTGCTAGTAACGATCATACATTGGCATTAAAAATAACCAGGGTCTGAACCACCTCCCAGTGACCATGTTGACAAGCTTGCATCAATGCAGTCTGTTAATGGTacaaagtttgaaaattaagaaaaaaatgacccGTTCATGTGATATGGCATGTAAATATTGTGAATTGAATTTAAGAGACattcaaacaaaacaacatgGATTACCTGACCGCGATAATTCCTGAGATTGATATCAACTCCGGACTCAAGTAACAGATACACTATCTACGTCAACGCAAAAGACAATAGatattttgaaaagaattgCAAAACATGATACAAAGAGATGGAGTGCATTGAATCAAGTACCTCATGGTGGCCATGAGCTGCAGAATAATGCAAAGGGGAATTGCGAACTCCGAAAGTGGAATACCTTGCAAGACGAGGGTTATATTCCAATAAGGCCTTGGCTTCTTGAACATCCCCATCTCTGGCTGCAGAAACTAAGCGCTCACCAGATGCAGAACATCCAAAAGAATTCCCCACCAGGCTCAGAAACTTCATGTCCCTCAGAAATCACGACAAAAACACTATTCGGGAAATTGGAAGCAGTGGGTCTCTTCACAGCCTCATCAAAAGGCCTCAAATTCCCTTTTGGACAAACACCCCCGACACGAAATCATCAAACCTTAAACAATCCTAAATTCTGAAATAATAAAAAGGCTTGTTGGAGAGATCTTGTTCTCTGTCAAAAGGTTCATTCCATTCACCAAACCAACCAACAGCAacaactaaattaaattttctcacGCATCGGAAGGAATTGGTTGTAACATTCAAAGCCCCACATAATTCTCGAGAGAGATGGAAAACAGGTTCCAGTAGTTTTGTCCACAACTCTTCAACTCTGCGCAACCAATGAGTTGCCAACTCTCAAACtgttcatttaaatattaaaaaatcaattttttttttttacagattgGTTCAACCCTTCGTGAACTTCGAGAAACCGAACAACAACACCAAACTATTATTATACAATACatacttacaaaaaaaaaaaaaattgtaccttTGGAAGAATCTCTATTCTATTTCAATTTGCCAAGCGGATACTGTGAACCTGACAAACACCAACTTCCAACAATTCCTTTCAAATAACGATTGGAGAGGAACAACCATTAACCATTAATCACCTTCCAAATTACCCAACCCACATCAGCATATCACAAAAGCATGAAAATCCCACAACCTTAAACTCGGAAGGATCAAAACCCAGAATGGGAATATGTGGTTTCCGGGAGAGGATTGATGGCATCA
This region includes:
- the LOC114382178 gene encoding E3 ubiquitin-protein ligase XBAT32-like isoform X2 codes for the protein MQACQHGHWEVVQTLVIFNANIHKADYLNGGTALHLAALNGHTRCIRLILADYIPSVPNFWNALQTGDHKSISEFDQSGLCEVINRTADGGITALHMAALNGHVESVQLLLDLGASVSEVTVEDGTTIDLIGSGSTPLHYAACGGNQQCCQLLIAKGANLTAENANGWTPLMVARSWHRDWLEDILKTPPADPLQVLPSPYISLPLMSIVRIARECGWRTNDLAPCLDPCAVCLERKCTVAVEGCDHEFCTQCALYLCSTNSTSTTTTGPPGSIACPLCRHGIVSFVKLPDARPLHKEMQRTSNLSLTFCTCSSEVLGDSSDMTTPFCKPTSRGSKNSSPSRSFRSISCQGFPSFRMNPSLCLGADVSPSLVPCTVGRNVRNHLARCSGSSFRRSSSQTERRKSSWFCSLNQSVDTGSGC
- the LOC114382178 gene encoding E3 ubiquitin-protein ligase XBAT32-like isoform X1, with amino-acid sequence MKFLSLVGNSFGCSASGERLVSAARDGDVQEAKALLEYNPRLARYSTFGVRNSPLHYSAAHGHHEIVYLLLESGVDINLRNYRGQTALMQACQHGHWEVVQTLVIFNANIHKADYLNGGTALHLAALNGHTRCIRLILADYIPSVPNFWNALQTGDHKSISEFDQSGLCEVINRTADGGITALHMAALNGHVESVQLLLDLGASVSEVTVEDGTTIDLIGSGSTPLHYAACGGNQQCCQLLIAKGANLTAENANGWTPLMVARSWHRDWLEDILKTPPADPLQVLPSPYISLPLMSIVRIARECGWRTNDLAPCLDPCAVCLERKCTVAVEGCDHEFCTQCALYLCSTNSTSTTTTGPPGSIACPLCRHGIVSFVKLPDARPLHKEMQRTSNLSLTFCTCSSEVLGDSSDMTTPFCKPTSRGSKNSSPSRSFRSISCQGFPSFRMNPSLCLGADVSPSLVPCTVGRNVRNHLARCSGSSFRRSSSQTERRKSSWFCSLNQSVDTGSGC